A single region of the Corallococcus macrosporus genome encodes:
- a CDS encoding alpha/beta fold hydrolase, which translates to MSPIIVPQAEGIQLFTVPLPLEEGELLGSPQIAWQAFGKPSDGKAVVVLHDLSHSHQALSTEVNGAFQPSGWGRELIGPGKALDPELTPVIVPNLLGSPFGSTSPVTLDPHTGAPWGTALPPLTVLDMARGVSALLKALGLTRVRALVGIGLGGLVALRLAALFPELADGVVVLGAARALPEGLREKLGLTSQVLRMAPDNEDTPPLRERAPNRTLARLRLDYLKLLYGRDHLGTAYPDSAAAQAALEAEAASFADTFDPVAWALLCSAYAGCDLTETFPKIRARVLLLAGATDALAPAGRVRDTYHQLTAAGVQARFVELQGPGDHGTLLSDAHRLKGPVQDFLRWLRG; encoded by the coding sequence ATGAGCCCCATCATCGTGCCCCAGGCCGAGGGAATCCAACTGTTCACCGTGCCCCTTCCGCTGGAGGAAGGAGAGCTGCTGGGGAGCCCCCAGATTGCCTGGCAGGCCTTCGGGAAACCGTCTGATGGCAAAGCGGTGGTGGTGCTGCACGACCTGTCCCATTCGCACCAGGCCTTGAGCACGGAAGTGAACGGTGCGTTCCAACCCTCGGGCTGGGGGCGGGAGCTGATTGGCCCGGGCAAGGCGCTGGATCCGGAGCTGACGCCGGTCATCGTGCCCAACCTGCTGGGCAGCCCGTTCGGATCCACGTCGCCGGTGACGCTGGATCCGCACACCGGGGCGCCGTGGGGCACGGCGCTGCCGCCGCTGACCGTGCTGGACATGGCGCGCGGTGTGTCCGCGCTGCTCAAGGCCCTGGGGCTCACGCGCGTGCGGGCGCTGGTGGGCATTGGCCTGGGCGGGCTGGTCGCGCTGCGGCTGGCGGCGCTGTTCCCGGAGCTGGCGGACGGCGTGGTGGTGCTTGGCGCGGCGCGGGCGCTGCCCGAGGGGCTGCGCGAGAAGCTGGGCCTCACGTCGCAGGTGCTGCGCATGGCGCCCGACAACGAGGACACCCCGCCCCTGCGCGAGCGCGCCCCGAACCGGACGCTGGCGCGGCTGCGGCTGGACTACCTGAAGCTGCTCTACGGGCGCGACCACCTGGGCACGGCGTATCCGGACAGCGCGGCGGCGCAGGCGGCGCTGGAGGCGGAGGCCGCGTCGTTCGCGGACACGTTCGATCCGGTGGCGTGGGCGCTGCTCTGCTCCGCGTACGCGGGCTGCGACCTGACGGAGACGTTCCCGAAGATCCGCGCGCGGGTGCTGCTGCTCGCGGGCGCGACGGACGCGCTGGCGCCGGCGGGCCGCGTGCGGGACACGTACCACCAGCTCACGGCGGCGGGCGTGCAGGCGCGGTTCGTGGAGCTGCAGGGGCCGGGAGACCACGGCACCCTGCTGTCGGACGCGCACCGGCTCAAAGGGCCGGTGCAGGACTTCCTGCGCTGGCTGCGCGGCTGA
- the udk gene encoding uridine kinase has product MSSPLVVGIAGGTASGKTTVARKVREALADCRVAFIDQDSYYRDLKDMPLVDRREVNFDHPDAFDTELLVSHLRALKQGQAIQKPVYDFVTSGRQPHTHRVDPGDIILIEGILVLHMKEVRDQMDVKIYVDADDDLRILRRLTRDIKDRGRDFDHVVGQYLRHVRPMHMGFVEPSKHHADIIIPHGGNNDIAIGMLVGALRARLASQHQSQR; this is encoded by the coding sequence ATGTCGTCACCCCTCGTCGTTGGTATCGCGGGCGGCACCGCATCCGGCAAGACCACGGTGGCCCGCAAGGTGCGTGAGGCCCTCGCCGACTGCCGGGTCGCCTTCATTGATCAGGACTCGTACTACCGGGACCTGAAGGACATGCCCCTGGTGGACCGGCGGGAGGTGAACTTCGACCATCCCGACGCGTTCGACACGGAGCTGCTCGTCAGCCACCTGCGCGCGCTCAAGCAGGGCCAGGCCATCCAGAAGCCGGTCTACGACTTCGTCACGTCGGGCCGCCAGCCGCACACGCACCGCGTGGACCCCGGGGACATCATCCTCATCGAGGGCATCCTCGTGCTGCACATGAAGGAAGTCCGCGACCAGATGGACGTGAAGATCTACGTCGACGCGGACGACGACCTGCGCATCCTTCGCCGCCTCACGCGCGACATCAAGGACCGCGGCCGCGACTTCGACCACGTGGTGGGCCAGTACCTGCGCCACGTGCGCCCCATGCACATGGGCTTCGTGGAGCCGTCCAAGCACCACGCGGACATCATCATCCCGCACGGCGGCAACAACGACATCGCCATCGGGATGCTCGTGGGCGCGCTCCGGGCGCGGCTCGCCTCCCAGCACCAGTCGCAGCGCTAG
- a CDS encoding DUF692 domain-containing protein, whose translation MTRPASDSWSLPWMGLGLSSNLSASDVPHPYRLLDASPGLFDFVEYSAPIALEEAKEQATLFPEMWRRRSDVPVLFHPVHLNLWGPELEPASALAQLDAHARAVGSPWVGNDVGWWHAGGQPFPGYLYVTPPFNEAGVRDSAAHALHIQAGLSVPLVIENPAVLATRGGMHALDFMAKLHARTGLPLLLDLGHLFSHQLSAGLPLRTGLDGFPLDQVVEIHIAGGVVTRRGGRTFYVDDHTQPVREELFELLAEVLPRCPRVRAVTFEGDGHPPEVALASLRRLRALVPKESRPAIDYPASREPVPALTGESRPWALFDAGHGVTPATEDPDPEGTRADRDFRLAVVAEQLDKDWPLTRLLLAATPEGLESFTRSREYRGLFDGLGKSLSHAFASWARKRVMAAPSDGVAAALSLEMMLPHAFLQPPPAPGPGQVALAEDVRLGAFPADLTELVFAARALRRHLTGRAWACGALEVSGLEALAQVAARPGPGPWRFAIRRKATGFEVLTLPPEVATGLQGLADGPRPVEDLPGWLLAEGQARGLLRRA comes from the coding sequence ATGACGCGCCCTGCATCGGATTCGTGGTCACTGCCCTGGATGGGGCTGGGGCTGAGCAGCAACCTGAGCGCCTCGGACGTGCCGCATCCGTACCGGTTGCTCGACGCCTCGCCCGGCCTCTTCGACTTCGTGGAGTACAGCGCGCCCATCGCGCTGGAGGAGGCGAAGGAACAGGCCACGCTCTTCCCGGAGATGTGGCGCCGCCGCTCGGACGTGCCGGTCCTCTTCCATCCCGTACACCTGAACCTGTGGGGTCCGGAGCTGGAGCCCGCGTCCGCGTTGGCGCAGTTGGACGCGCACGCGCGCGCGGTGGGCAGCCCGTGGGTGGGCAACGACGTGGGCTGGTGGCACGCGGGCGGCCAGCCCTTCCCGGGCTATCTCTACGTCACGCCGCCGTTCAACGAAGCGGGCGTGCGGGACAGCGCGGCGCACGCGCTCCACATCCAGGCGGGCTTGAGCGTGCCGCTGGTGATTGAAAACCCCGCCGTCCTCGCCACGCGCGGCGGAATGCACGCGCTGGACTTCATGGCGAAGCTGCACGCGCGCACGGGCCTGCCGCTGCTCCTGGACCTGGGCCACCTCTTCAGCCACCAGCTCTCCGCGGGGCTGCCCCTGCGAACGGGCCTGGACGGCTTCCCGTTGGATCAGGTGGTGGAGATCCACATCGCGGGCGGCGTGGTGACGCGCAGGGGAGGGCGGACCTTCTACGTGGATGACCACACGCAGCCCGTGCGCGAGGAGCTGTTCGAACTGCTGGCGGAGGTGCTGCCGCGCTGCCCGCGCGTGCGCGCCGTGACCTTCGAAGGCGACGGCCATCCGCCGGAGGTGGCGCTCGCGTCGCTGCGGCGGCTGCGCGCGCTCGTGCCGAAGGAGTCCCGACCCGCCATCGACTACCCCGCGTCGCGCGAGCCCGTGCCCGCGCTCACCGGGGAGAGCCGCCCGTGGGCGCTGTTCGACGCAGGCCACGGCGTCACGCCGGCCACGGAGGACCCGGACCCCGAGGGCACGCGAGCGGACCGGGACTTCCGGCTGGCGGTGGTGGCCGAGCAACTGGACAAGGACTGGCCGCTGACGCGCCTCTTGCTCGCGGCGACGCCGGAGGGGCTGGAGTCCTTCACCCGCTCGCGCGAGTACCGCGGCCTCTTCGACGGGCTGGGCAAGTCGCTGTCCCACGCCTTCGCGTCCTGGGCACGCAAGCGCGTGATGGCCGCGCCGTCGGACGGGGTGGCCGCCGCGCTGTCGCTGGAGATGATGCTGCCGCACGCCTTCCTCCAGCCGCCCCCAGCTCCCGGTCCGGGCCAGGTGGCGCTGGCCGAGGACGTCCGCCTGGGCGCCTTCCCGGCGGACCTGACGGAGCTCGTCTTCGCCGCACGGGCGTTGCGGCGTCACCTCACCGGGCGTGCGTGGGCCTGCGGGGCCCTGGAGGTGTCCGGCCTGGAGGCCCTGGCGCAGGTGGCGGCCCGGCCGGGCCCGGGCCCGTGGCGCTTCGCCATCCGCCGCAAGGCGACGGGCTTCGAGGTCCTGACGCTGCCGCCCGAGGTGGCTACGGGACTCCAGGGGCTCGCGGACGGTCCGCGTCCGGTGGAGGACCTGCCCGGGTGGCTGCTCGCGGAAGGGCAGGCGCGCGGGCTCTTGCGGCGGGCATAA
- a CDS encoding winged helix-turn-helix transcriptional regulator produces the protein MKRTSMEGAACPVARSLDVIGDWWSLLIVRDAQYGLRRFGEFQKSLGVAKNILTQRLKHLVDHGILETQPASDGSAWQEYVLTEKGRSLFPILIALGQWGQEHCFEAGEPRTRVLDKAHGQPVKPLEVRAADGRVLTVQDVRLEPVPQG, from the coding sequence ATGAAGCGGACGAGCATGGAGGGGGCGGCGTGCCCGGTGGCCCGGTCCCTGGACGTCATCGGGGACTGGTGGTCGCTGCTCATCGTGCGGGACGCGCAGTACGGCCTGCGCCGCTTCGGTGAGTTCCAGAAGAGCCTGGGCGTGGCGAAGAACATCCTGACCCAGCGCCTGAAGCACCTGGTGGACCACGGCATCCTGGAGACGCAGCCGGCCTCCGACGGCAGCGCCTGGCAGGAGTACGTGCTGACGGAGAAGGGACGCAGCCTCTTTCCCATCCTCATCGCGCTGGGCCAGTGGGGGCAGGAGCACTGTTTCGAAGCGGGAGAGCCGCGCACGCGGGTGCTCGACAAGGCGCACGGGCAGCCGGTGAAGCCGCTGGAGGTGCGCGCGGCGGACGGCCGGGTGCTGACGGTCCAGGACGTGCGCCTGGAGCCGGTGCCACAAGGTTAG